In Leptolyngbya sp. NIES-2104, the genomic window CATCCAGAGATGTCCGTCAGGCGCAAATCCCATGTTTTGCAGCTTGCGTGAACTGTTGCGGTTGAACGGTTGCCAAACGTTTTGACCCGGTTCCCAAGTTGAGAAGAAGTTACCGGTCGAAGAAACGGCAATGTACTTTCCATCAGAAGTACGATCGATACTCCGCATTACCCCAAACGCCTCAGACACTAGCGCTTTCCAATTCTTGCCACCGTCAGTCGTGCGATAAATTGCACCCACATCAGTCGTCATCTCCGCTTGATTTTCACCAAGCGCCACAATCTTTTCCGGTGCTCCAGGTAGCTTAGTGCTCAAGGGCAATCGCGCCCAAGACTTCCCGCCATCGCCCGTGTGCAAAAGAATCGAAGGCTGTCCAGCAATCCAACCATCATTACCTGAGAAATTCACGGAAGTGAGACGATACTTCTGTTCACCCAAGTCTAAAACTTTTTGATTCCAGGACTTCCCGCCGTTCGTGGTTTCGAGCAGTGCGGAATTCGTGCCGACCATCCAGCCGTGTTGCTTATCCACAAAGCTGACATCGAGCATATTTTCTTCAACGGGTAGCTCAACCGTCTGCCACGGGTTATTCACAACAGCGGGCAAAAACCCTTTACAGCCAGTCGCCAGGAAGACAACCGCTAACAAAATCACAAACTGTTTCCAGGCTCTCAAAATCCGATACATCGCTCTTGATCTCAGTAAATAAAGGGTTCAATCCGTTGCACTACTGCAACCCGTAAAGACTTAGGAAGAAAATAAACGCTAAAATCAATCCGCCGAAAATTAGCAGGTTTTTCTGCCCTGGAGTCATCGTATTCACACCCAGCCCATATCCCAGATTCGACTTAAATCCAGACGGCGAATTGAGCGGACCGACATTTTGAAACCGCTTTTTTGGAACGCCGCAGACCGGACATTTCCAGATAATTGGCAAATCCTCAAACGCGACTCCAGCGGCAATCCCACTGCGATCGTCGCCCTT contains:
- a CDS encoding rubredoxin; this translates as MSTEADNSQENAVETEVKPLDPKDLDRYECAACGYTYEPTKGDDRSGIAAGVAFEDLPIIWKCPVCGVPKKRFQNVGPLNSPSGFKSNLGYGLGVNTMTPGQKNLLIFGGLILAFIFFLSLYGLQ
- a CDS encoding photosynthesis system II assembly factor Ycf48; its protein translation is MYRILRAWKQFVILLAVVFLATGCKGFLPAVVNNPWQTVELPVEENMLDVSFVDKQHGWMVGTNSALLETTNGGKSWNQKVLDLGEQKYRLTSVNFSGNDGWIAGQPSILLHTGDGGKSWARLPLSTKLPGAPEKIVALGENQAEMTTDVGAIYRTTDGGKNWKALVSEAFGVMRSIDRTSDGKYIAVSSTGNFFSTWEPGQNVWQPFNRNSSRKLQNMGFAPDGHLWMLARGGQIQFSASNNPEDWLDPQNPEFSTSWGLLDLAYRTPEELWVVGGSGNLLASFDGGKTWQKDRDVENIPANLYRIVFLDSKTGFIMGQRGTLLKYEPAQTA